From Paenibacillus sp. GP183, one genomic window encodes:
- a CDS encoding aminoglycoside phosphotransferase family protein → MTEKRDLLRFEKLCNDLMLGEVVDVPVALSGGLLHRMYALKTTSGRYIVKALNPEIMSRPTAMQNFITSERIANFAANYVPAIPAIKFNGSAIQKEGDQLFLLFDWIDGKILKLNEINTVHCERIGGILSGIHMTDFSELGIVNNWSDNRLSTDWNYYLKKGQESNSEWANILFENIENLHVWNTNAIKSAKLLTSDMVISHGDLDPKNVMWNQDNPILIDWESAGYRNPMQDLIETAIYWSENELGKIDKDKFFAFIGGYKKSHGTLQADWRMILTFGFLGKLDWLEYSLKRSLCICTDEKEQQTGTVQVLGIITAIRRYAEMISEIEIWLNEI, encoded by the coding sequence GTGACTGAAAAAAGGGACCTACTACGATTTGAAAAGTTATGCAACGACTTAATGCTTGGAGAGGTAGTAGATGTACCTGTAGCGTTATCAGGGGGGTTATTGCACCGTATGTATGCGTTGAAAACAACTTCAGGGAGATATATAGTCAAAGCATTAAACCCAGAAATCATGTCCAGACCAACGGCCATGCAAAACTTTATCACATCAGAACGAATTGCCAATTTTGCAGCGAACTATGTGCCTGCAATTCCGGCAATAAAGTTTAATGGGAGTGCTATTCAAAAAGAAGGGGACCAATTATTTCTCCTTTTTGATTGGATAGATGGCAAAATTCTGAAACTAAATGAGATAAATACGGTCCACTGCGAAAGAATAGGCGGTATTCTTTCGGGTATACATATGACCGATTTTTCAGAGTTAGGTATAGTGAATAATTGGTCAGATAATAGACTGTCAACTGACTGGAACTACTATTTAAAAAAAGGACAAGAAAGTAACTCGGAATGGGCTAACATACTGTTTGAAAACATCGAAAATCTACATGTTTGGAATACTAATGCAATCAAATCGGCAAAACTGCTTACTTCGGACATGGTCATTAGTCATGGCGATTTAGACCCTAAAAATGTTATGTGGAATCAAGATAATCCCATCCTTATTGATTGGGAATCAGCTGGCTATAGAAATCCTATGCAAGACTTAATTGAAACAGCTATTTATTGGTCTGAAAATGAGCTGGGAAAAATTGATAAAGACAAATTCTTTGCTTTTATAGGGGGCTATAAAAAGTCACACGGAACACTACAAGCAGATTGGAGAATGATATTAACATTTGGATTTTTGGGGAAGTTAGACTGGCTGGAATATAGTTTAAAACGGTCATTATGTATTTGTACGGATGAAAAAGAACAGCAAACTGGGACTGTACAAGTATTAGGAATTATAACCGCCATCAGACGTTACGCAGAAATGATTTCTGAAATCGAAATATGGCTAAATGAAATTTAA